The proteins below are encoded in one region of bacterium:
- the pruA gene encoding L-glutamate gamma-semialdehyde dehydrogenase: protein MLPPFKNEPFTNFADPANKAAFEQALALVESGFGEKIPLIVGGERIFTDDTIKSTNPANPDQVLAYVGKGTQELALKALDSANKTFQWWKNSDPDARARILLRAAAILRRRKHEFSATMVMEIGKNWMEADGDTAEAIDFLEFYAREMMRLNERQPVVEFPGEENNLYYIPLGVGAVIPPWNFPGAIMAGMTSASLVTGNTVILKPASITPVIAYRFMEILEEAGLPAGVVNYLPGPGGAIGDTIVDHPLTRFIAFTGSMEVGQRIFQRASVVQKGQKWLKRTVLEMGGKDGILVDDDADLEFAAEQIVTAAFGFQGQKCSACSRLIVHEKVYDKLLDLVVARAKKIKCGPTKDLSNWHGPVSEEGAYKKILEYIEIGKKEGRLVAGGNTKNPGWFIEPTIIADVAPTSRIMQEEIFGPVLAVCKVKSFEEGLEVFNNTIFGLTGGYFGKRRDHIEKVRVHAHCGNLYLNRKCTGALVAVQPFGGFNQSGTDSKAGGRDYLQLFLQGKSVTERF, encoded by the coding sequence ATGCTTCCCCCGTTCAAAAACGAACCGTTCACCAACTTTGCTGACCCCGCCAACAAGGCCGCCTTCGAGCAGGCGCTGGCGCTGGTCGAGAGTGGCTTCGGCGAGAAGATCCCGCTGATCGTCGGCGGCGAACGCATCTTTACCGATGACACCATCAAGTCCACCAACCCCGCCAATCCCGATCAGGTTCTGGCCTATGTCGGCAAGGGCACGCAGGAACTGGCTCTGAAGGCGCTCGACAGTGCCAACAAGACCTTCCAGTGGTGGAAGAATTCTGATCCCGATGCCCGCGCCCGCATTCTGCTCCGCGCCGCCGCCATTCTGCGCCGCCGCAAGCATGAGTTCAGCGCCACCATGGTGATGGAAATCGGCAAGAACTGGATGGAAGCCGACGGCGACACCGCCGAAGCGATTGACTTCCTCGAGTTCTACGCCCGCGAAATGATGCGTCTGAATGAGCGTCAGCCCGTCGTGGAATTCCCCGGCGAAGAAAACAATCTCTATTACATTCCCCTCGGCGTTGGCGCGGTGATTCCGCCGTGGAACTTCCCCGGCGCCATCATGGCCGGCATGACCTCCGCGTCGCTCGTGACGGGCAACACGGTGATTCTGAAGCCCGCATCCATCACTCCGGTGATTGCCTATCGCTTCATGGAGATTCTCGAAGAAGCCGGACTTCCCGCCGGCGTCGTCAACTATCTGCCCGGACCCGGCGGAGCCATTGGTGATACCATTGTGGACCACCCGCTCACCCGCTTTATCGCCTTCACCGGCTCGATGGAAGTCGGCCAGCGTATCTTCCAGCGCGCCTCCGTAGTGCAGAAGGGACAGAAGTGGCTGAAGCGCACCGTGCTCGAAATGGGCGGCAAGGACGGCATTCTGGTCGACGATGACGCCGATCTCGAATTTGCCGCCGAGCAGATTGTCACCGCCGCCTTCGGCTTCCAAGGCCAGAAGTGCAGCGCCTGCTCGCGCCTGATTGTCCACGAGAAGGTCTACGACAAGCTGCTCGACCTCGTTGTAGCGCGCGCGAAGAAGATCAAGTGCGGTCCCACCAAGGATCTTTCCAACTGGCACGGACCGGTCAGCGAAGAAGGCGCCTACAAAAAGATACTTGAGTACATCGAGATTGGCAAGAAGGAAGGTCGCCTCGTCGCCGGCGGCAACACGAAGAACCCCGGCTGGTTTATCGAACCCACCATTATCGCCGACGTCGCTCCCACCTCGCGCATTATGCAGGAAGAAATCTTCGGCCCGGTGCTCGCCGTGTGCAAGGTCAAATCCTTCGAAGAGGGCCTCGAGGTGTTCAACAACACCATCTTCGGCCTTACCGGCGGTTACTTCGGCAAGCGCCGTGATCACATCGAGAAAGTGCGCGTTCATGCTCACTGCGGCAACCTCTATTTGAACCGCAAGTGCACCGGCGCTCTCGTCGCCGTGCAGCCCTTCGGCGGCTTCAACCAGAGCGGCACCGACAGCAAGGCCGGTGGCCGCGACTATCTGCAACTCTTCCTGCAAGGCAAAAGCGTCACCGAAAGATTCTAA
- a CDS encoding putative sulfate exporter family transporter, with translation MTKQACYQILLVLLLVICALPVISAPLALLLGVAFALTVGNPAIDKTRSATHKLLQGSVIGLGFGMNATVALEVGSRGLLFTVAGILLTFTLGFLISRALKVDKTTSYLISTGTAICGGSAIAAVAPAIGAKSENTSVALGVVFILNSVALLLFPVIGHKLNLSQEQFGLWSAIAIHDTSSVVGAASQYGKEALQAATTIKLTRALWIIPVTLISAVIFKSGAKGIKIPYFIFAFFAAMLLNTYLVAGSSVFHIIYLIAKQGLVVTLFLIGANLSRATLKSVGFRPFVMGIILWIAVSSLTLLNV, from the coding sequence ATGACAAAACAAGCCTGCTATCAAATCCTGCTCGTCCTCCTGCTGGTCATCTGCGCTCTGCCTGTAATCTCTGCGCCGCTTGCTCTGCTCTTGGGCGTTGCCTTTGCCTTGACGGTCGGCAATCCTGCCATCGACAAGACCCGCTCCGCCACCCACAAACTGCTGCAAGGGTCGGTTATCGGATTAGGCTTTGGCATGAATGCCACCGTAGCTCTCGAAGTCGGTTCGCGTGGGCTGTTGTTCACCGTGGCGGGCATTCTGCTCACCTTCACCCTCGGCTTTCTGATCTCGCGCGCCTTGAAGGTGGACAAGACCACGTCCTATCTGATTTCCACCGGAACCGCCATCTGTGGCGGCAGTGCCATCGCGGCGGTCGCTCCCGCCATCGGTGCCAAGAGTGAGAATACCAGCGTCGCCTTGGGCGTCGTCTTCATTCTCAACAGTGTGGCCCTGCTGCTGTTTCCCGTCATCGGCCACAAACTGAACCTCTCGCAGGAGCAGTTCGGCCTCTGGTCGGCCATTGCCATCCACGATACCAGTTCCGTCGTCGGCGCGGCATCCCAATACGGCAAAGAAGCCCTGCAGGCGGCAACCACCATCAAGCTCACCCGCGCCCTGTGGATCATTCCGGTAACACTGATCTCCGCGGTCATCTTCAAGTCCGGCGCCAAAGGGATCAAGATCCCCTATTTCATTTTTGCCTTCTTCGCGGCCATGCTGCTTAACACCTATCTTGTCGCCGGCAGCAGCGTCTTTCATATTATCTACCTGATCGCTAAACAGGGCCTGGTCGTAACCCTCTTCCTGATCGGTGCCAACCTCTCCCGCGCAACCCTCAAATCCGTCGGCTTCCGGCCCTTTGTCATGGGAATAATTCTCTGGATCGCCGTGTCATCCCTGACCTTACTGAACGTGTAG
- a CDS encoding sigma-54 dependent transcriptional regulator — protein MRIFVVDDERNIRKTLGILLETEGHSVVAVSNVDDAVAEAGRGAFDLAFVDLRLGVDSGLDLIPKLLAVQPWLKIIVITAYASIDTAVEAIKRGATDYIPKPFTPAQIQILLQRVADFRRLEQKVETLQETLSQLHPEVDLTTAHIGMQQSLSLAKEAASANVTVLIRGESGTGKSLLARLIHQWSPRHDRPFAVVSCPSLPAELLESELFGHKKGAFTGAVKDSPGRIASCEGGTLFLDEIGDLPLPLQPKLLRFLQDHEYERIGEAVTRKADVRIIAATSVNLQDAVRDSRFRQELYYRLNTFEITIPPLRERREDIPILAEHFLAFLAAQNHRNCSGFTDGALQILESHDWPGNVRELRNAVERAVILCHGPQVGTEHLPPNLAPAANGVEIGDLVPIEKIEEAHIRRILAKAKSLEEAAQILGIDTATLWRRRKQYDI, from the coding sequence ATGCGAATATTTGTCGTAGACGACGAACGGAACATCCGCAAAACCCTCGGCATCCTCTTGGAAACTGAAGGGCATTCCGTGGTGGCTGTCAGCAACGTGGACGACGCGGTCGCCGAAGCCGGGCGCGGTGCGTTCGATCTGGCGTTCGTGGATCTCCGCCTCGGCGTGGATTCCGGCCTTGACCTGATCCCCAAATTGCTGGCCGTGCAGCCGTGGCTCAAAATCATCGTCATCACCGCATACGCCAGCATTGATACCGCCGTGGAAGCCATCAAGCGAGGTGCCACAGACTACATCCCGAAACCTTTTACCCCTGCGCAGATTCAGATTCTGTTGCAACGCGTAGCGGATTTTCGGCGCCTGGAGCAAAAGGTCGAAACCCTTCAGGAAACTCTGAGCCAGCTTCATCCCGAGGTGGACCTGACCACGGCCCATATCGGTATGCAGCAGTCGTTGAGTCTGGCGAAGGAAGCCGCCTCGGCCAATGTGACGGTTCTGATTCGCGGCGAGAGCGGTACGGGGAAGAGCCTGCTCGCCCGGCTGATCCATCAATGGAGCCCGCGCCATGATCGCCCCTTCGCCGTGGTTTCGTGTCCCTCTCTGCCAGCAGAGCTTCTCGAAAGTGAACTCTTCGGACACAAAAAGGGAGCCTTCACCGGCGCGGTGAAAGACTCGCCGGGCCGTATCGCATCCTGCGAAGGCGGCACGCTGTTTCTCGATGAGATCGGCGATCTGCCGCTTCCGCTCCAGCCGAAGCTCCTGCGTTTCCTTCAGGATCATGAGTATGAACGCATCGGCGAGGCGGTTACCCGCAAAGCCGACGTGCGAATCATCGCGGCCACCAGTGTGAATTTGCAGGATGCCGTGCGTGATAGTCGCTTCCGTCAGGAACTGTACTACCGTCTGAATACCTTCGAGATCACGATTCCGCCCCTTCGCGAGCGGCGCGAGGATATCCCGATTCTGGCCGAGCATTTCCTGGCGTTCCTCGCTGCGCAAAACCACCGCAACTGCTCCGGTTTCACCGATGGGGCTTTGCAAATCCTCGAAAGTCACGATTGGCCGGGCAACGTTCGCGAACTGCGCAACGCCGTGGAGCGGGCAGTTATCCTCTGCCATGGCCCTCAGGTGGGCACCGAACACCTGCCGCCGAATTTGGCGCCGGCAGCCAATGGGGTGGAGATCGGAGATCTTGTCCCCATTGAGAAGATCGAAGAGGCCCACATTCGCCGCATATTAGCCAAAGCCAAATCCCTCGAAGAAGCCGCGCAAATTCTCGGAATAGACACCGCGACGCTCTGGCGGCGGCGCAAACAATATGACATCTAA
- a CDS encoding TolC family protein: protein MRFPFLKLPLPVRAALLFFLVTFLGSSALAAGLKDLFAAADTLSPAMTEARLDLARARAEYQAARGMPNPKLFASRETVSDGPLDETEQTFGIQQSLGYLWSYAPKRAAALRTYESALTAYDEARRQLLVEMTDRALTALALRQQVTLVDTVMFHATHAVQSMGARFRLGDVSEYDLHRLQAELLRLHQQRLSLLAEQQQAGNDFTRLSGLPESWLSQLTVPEPASITLTSEDQAVETALQHRPLLKARAASQAAGEQAYRASKWNQLPDIAVGIGRKTVDPGFQGVALEAEIELPLFTQRRYERNLARTVRDESEIQLRAARLQIEQEVRGTYRRWLELRDRTPSIAPFNAEQARLDLSRGVLMYLHGELSPVEVVDILRSTLESFEAYQQLTNSRLLTEIELRRVTGLPLLENH from the coding sequence ATGCGATTTCCTTTTTTGAAATTGCCGCTCCCCGTCCGAGCGGCGCTTTTGTTTTTTCTCGTGACCTTTCTTGGCTCGTCGGCTCTGGCTGCTGGGCTGAAAGACCTATTTGCGGCGGCGGATACGCTGTCGCCTGCCATGACGGAAGCCCGGTTGGACCTGGCCCGGGCGCGAGCGGAGTATCAGGCAGCGCGGGGCATGCCGAATCCGAAGCTGTTTGCCAGCCGCGAGACGGTCTCTGACGGTCCGCTGGACGAGACGGAGCAGACATTTGGAATCCAGCAATCGCTGGGTTACCTGTGGTCCTATGCTCCGAAACGCGCAGCGGCCCTGCGCACGTACGAATCCGCACTCACCGCTTATGATGAAGCCCGGCGTCAGCTCCTGGTAGAGATGACGGACCGGGCTTTGACGGCTCTGGCACTCCGGCAGCAGGTTACGTTAGTGGATACCGTGATGTTTCATGCGACGCATGCGGTGCAGTCGATGGGAGCGCGGTTCCGGCTGGGCGATGTTTCCGAGTACGATCTACACCGTTTGCAGGCAGAACTACTGCGACTGCACCAGCAGCGGCTGAGTCTGCTCGCAGAGCAGCAACAGGCCGGCAATGACTTCACCCGCCTTTCCGGGTTGCCCGAAAGCTGGCTGAGTCAATTGACCGTGCCAGAGCCAGCTTCGATTACTCTGACATCGGAAGATCAGGCGGTAGAGACGGCTCTGCAGCATCGTCCGCTACTGAAAGCGCGCGCGGCATCGCAGGCGGCCGGAGAACAAGCTTACCGTGCCAGCAAGTGGAACCAACTGCCGGATATTGCGGTTGGCATTGGCCGCAAGACGGTCGATCCGGGCTTCCAGGGTGTCGCCCTCGAAGCCGAAATCGAGTTGCCGCTCTTTACGCAGCGGCGTTACGAACGTAACCTGGCGCGAACGGTTCGAGATGAGTCCGAGATTCAACTGCGAGCCGCGAGACTGCAAATTGAGCAGGAGGTGCGCGGCACGTACCGGCGCTGGCTGGAGCTTCGGGACAGAACACCGAGCATAGCGCCCTTCAACGCGGAGCAGGCGCGGCTGGATCTGAGTCGCGGTGTACTGATGTACCTGCACGGCGAGTTGTCTCCCGTGGAAGTGGTAGACATTCTGCGCAGCACCCTCGAATCCTTCGAGGCGTATCAGCAACTGACCAATTCGCGCCTGCTCACTGAAATTGAACTGCGCCGGGTAACCGGATTGCCTCTTTTGGAGAATCACTAA
- a CDS encoding efflux RND transporter periplasmic adaptor subunit: MLKILLIAIVAAGLFFGGCKQTSKAEQQGESAAEHAAHAKTAAVEDAHGHEGEAADEHETHAGEAEAKHTETAGLIVFPAKLQQEFGIQTKPVERRKVHQTIRAMGEIKPAGSREAEVIAPFAGILMPDIERGIVRPGERVQKGEHLAVLAPSTEESGWSQLLSEYRLAQAEYDRARELAKTGAVAPRRLQEAELAFSQKATRLRAALGGVDPATLDSIGLTYHLTAPASGILSDVHLRFGQHVDMGEHLFNIVDPARVWLEVQVPVSETQRLEHVADAYFTIGGYATIYRTGDLNGRLITVGGLLDPITRRVPVIFEMDNPNNIFKPGSYSQVYLREDANREVLAVPQSAVLDEDGIPVVMLQVHEEDFRKAVLKTGARDEDYVEALSGLQEGDRVVVEGAYKVKLGAHQPAADAHAGHGH, from the coding sequence ATGTTAAAGATATTACTGATTGCCATCGTTGCGGCCGGTCTTTTCTTTGGCGGCTGCAAGCAAACATCAAAAGCCGAGCAACAGGGTGAAAGCGCTGCCGAACATGCCGCGCATGCGAAGACGGCTGCGGTTGAAGACGCGCACGGGCACGAAGGCGAAGCCGCCGACGAGCACGAGACTCACGCAGGTGAAGCGGAAGCGAAGCACACGGAGACTGCCGGTTTGATTGTCTTTCCCGCCAAGTTGCAGCAGGAATTCGGAATTCAGACCAAGCCCGTGGAACGGCGCAAGGTTCATCAGACGATTCGGGCCATGGGCGAAATCAAACCCGCCGGCTCGCGGGAGGCTGAAGTGATTGCGCCCTTTGCAGGCATCCTGATGCCGGACATCGAGCGCGGTATCGTCCGTCCCGGTGAACGGGTTCAGAAGGGAGAGCATCTGGCGGTGCTGGCTCCTTCCACGGAAGAGTCAGGCTGGTCGCAGCTTTTAAGCGAATACCGCCTGGCCCAGGCGGAGTATGACCGCGCTCGAGAACTTGCGAAGACGGGCGCGGTGGCGCCACGCCGCCTGCAGGAAGCCGAGCTTGCGTTCTCGCAGAAAGCGACGCGCCTGCGCGCGGCTTTGGGTGGCGTGGATCCGGCCACTTTGGACAGCATCGGCCTGACTTATCATCTGACGGCCCCGGCATCCGGCATTCTTTCCGATGTGCACTTGCGTTTCGGACAGCATGTGGATATGGGCGAGCATCTCTTCAATATCGTGGATCCGGCCCGAGTCTGGCTGGAGGTGCAGGTTCCGGTCTCCGAGACGCAGCGACTGGAGCATGTGGCCGACGCCTATTTCACGATTGGCGGCTATGCGACGATCTATCGCACGGGAGACCTGAATGGGCGCCTGATTACGGTGGGCGGACTGCTCGACCCTATCACGCGGCGTGTGCCGGTGATCTTCGAAATGGATAATCCCAACAACATTTTCAAACCGGGAAGTTACTCTCAGGTTTACCTGCGCGAAGACGCAAATCGGGAGGTTCTGGCCGTGCCGCAGTCCGCCGTTCTGGATGAAGACGGCATTCCGGTGGTCATGCTGCAGGTCCATGAGGAGGATTTTCGCAAAGCCGTTTTGAAAACAGGAGCGCGGGACGAGGACTATGTGGAGGCGCTGTCGGGATTGCAAGAGGGAGACAGGGTCGTGGTGGAA